The region CCAGTAATAAACGTTCGGCTCGTTCCACTGAATCGGGTTATCGAGCAGATAATCCATGCCTTCCAACAAGCGAGGGTCGTCTTGATTCCATCCAAGGTACTGACGGCAAAGAAGACCTTCGGCGGTCATCGTGGGCGTCGCACGCTCAGCACGCGAGTCGCGGTATTGATAACGGCTTCCCGGCGCATACTTCTGACCTTCGTTAGGAGATGAAGCGACCGTTTCCAAAAAGCGATCAACGTTCGCAAGCGATTCCTCGGGAACATCCAGTGCTCCCATGCGAGCGCTTTGCAGCGCCATCAGGAACCAACCGGTGACCGATAAATCAGATTCAACGCCTGGCGTGTATCGCCAACCCCCTTCGGGCGCCTGCCAAGCGACGGCGTAATTGATTGCCGCTTGAGCTTTAGGCCGCAATTCCGCATCGCCTGTCATGGCATAAAGTTCACAAAGTGCAATGGTTGCTTGAGCCTGCGTGTAAGGGCGGTGCTGATTAGGAATCGCGCCTCCTTGCAGAAAACTGCCATCGGCGTCGAGCTGACGGAGGAGATATCGCCACCCTTTCGCAACCGTCTTGGCATGGGTACCAGCTCGATCGGTGTGCCCAGCCCCTTGGAAAGCAAGCAAAGCCATGGCGGTTGCCGAAACCTTATTCTCGATGCTGGAACCGTCGGGGTAGTTTCCTTTCAGACTCCAGGAGCCATCTTGCATTTGGTTGCGTTTAAGCCACTCCAGGGCAGCAGCAACGGCTTGCTCGGTAGTCGCATTGCCGCCGTAAGCTTTCAGCATGGCTCGACGCGTTGCTCCATCGCCACGAGCTTTCAAGTCAACTCCGGGGGACTCTTGGTCAGCTAGACGAGCCGCTTCGCTTCCCACTAGATCGACGTTCATCAACGATCGGGGCAGCGGCATCTCTTGCGTTTCAATCAAGCTTTCGAGCGAACCAGAATTGGCATCGACTTCAAACTCTTGTGAATCAAGCACTAAAATTTCATATTCCAGCTGTTCGCCCAGCTCTTCTGAGTAGGTCGCTTCAACGGTATGCGTTTCTTGTTGATAGGTTGCCACTGTAAACAGGGCAAGCAGCAAGACAATCGCAAAATGAATCACCAAGCTCACAGCCCAAGCCGGCGTTTCGTCGAAGGCAAAGCTGCGGGCCTTCTCGACGATTGACTTCTCGGCTTCTGGCTCTGCATCAACCAAAGGAGCAGCAGGCGTCTGCTTTTGGATTGCTGGAATTTCAGGATGCCATGTTTTCTTCTTGACCGGAGGCGGCACCGCATCAGGTGCGCGGCTTGGCTCACTCTTTTTCTCTAGAGAAGCTGTTTTCGGTTTCGCTTTCTTTGCAGAAGACGGAGCTTTCGACTCTTGCGGCTTCGCTTCTGCTGACGCAGGCGACTTCCGCTTAGGTGGCGCGTCGCTTGCTTCGCTTTTGGGCGTTGATTTCTTCTTGGCCGCCGTCGGTGGAACTGGCGGCTTTGCTTTCGGTTTCGATGGAACTGGTTCTCGCGTCTTCGGCTCGGAGCTGCTGCTTGGCGGAGCAGGGGCAGATGTCTTCGGATCTGACGGGGCAGGGGACAACGGCGAAAGAGGTGCCTTCCCTGATGCTTTCGAGGTCGGGGTTTTCAGAGGCTGCGCTTTGGGAGTATCCGTAGACGTCGACGGCGTAGGCACCACATTCCATGCTTCGGAATTGCTAGGCTGGCCACCAAAAGAAATCGGTGCCTTCTTCGGACCCTGCGGGCTAGAAGGCTTGTCTTCGCCTGGCTTATCACCATCGTTGGCGTTGTTCGGCGAAGTGCTCTCGTCTCCGGTCACGTATTCGTGAACTCCGTAATAAAATGCCGCAATCCCTTGCAATAATAGCGTTTAGGAGAATCTAGGTGCCGAACCTCCCAGCGCCAAAGCCATGATATCCCTTTCCTTAAAGTAAGACACCGTCAAGCCGTTTAGATTTAACGATTGTGCCAGGAATTTGGGCGAGAATGGCGGTCAAAAACGAAACGGAACCAATTTCACCCAGAAAAGCCCCGAGGGCCCCCTGGACAAAGAATGCTCTTTACCTAAAATTCAACATCTCACAAACGACGCCAACGCAAGTTTGTACTCATTGACGCGGGGTGGAGCAGCTAGGTAGCTCGCGAGGCTCATAACCTCGAGGTCGTCGGTTCAAATCCGGCCCCCGCCACTCAGACCCTGGTTTAGCAAATAAAGCTCAACCAGGGTTTTTTCGTATGCGCGTATCTCACTGGGAATGGAATCGCGTCGTTTTATCCCGTGAACTCGCAACAGTTTGCGAGAACGCGTTGTCTAAGCGTGGTTGTCTCTGTCAAAGAGAGACATAACCCGCCCCATCTAAAAGAGTGCATTCAGACGCTCAATTCGACGTTTGTCTCACCAATTTTGTAAAGACACTACCGCCGGGTAAATAGGGTGTTGGGCTCGCTAGAGTCGTTCTCACGACGATCGAAAAGCAGAGCGGAACGGTCTACGAACTTAACTTCGCTGCCGAAGATGGCACTACCGAATCGATTCGCTCAACAGGATCCCATAGGTTCTACCGTGAATCGGATCAATCTTGGGTCTCTGCCGGAGCGCTCGTTCCGGGCGACCAACTTCAAGGGACCGATGGCAGTCTTACCTTAGGCGGCATCGCCAAAGTCCCGGGCCTCCACTCTGTCTTCAACATGACGGTCGAAGGAGAGCATGTCTACCGAGTTTCGACATTTGGTATGCTGGTACATAACAACTGCGGTGACGAACTTGTCACCCAGATCTCTGGTGCGAAAGGTACTGTTTACTATAATGCCCCAGCAACAAGCGCCGCATCGCAGATAAACCCACGACTAACGCAACGCCTTGAAGCCTTCCGTGCGTACAAGGCGAACGGTGGGACGATGGATATGGCTCGGTGGGTTAAGCACACCAAGGCAAATCCAAATTGGGGGGACTGGTCCGAACAGTGGCTACGCCAAGTGGATTCGCTCTGTGGAAAGCGTTCACGGCAACTCAAAACTGAGTTCACGGACGGCTTATCTGTACCGGCTTGAAGACGCTGACGGAAATTTCTTGAAGTGGGGAATCACGCAAGACCTGAACTCTCGCTATCCGCAATCCTTCTTGCTGGACAAGCGATTGATCGAAGTTGCAGAGGCAACAGAGCCGACATCTTGCGTTGGGAAAGAGAGTTGGTCGAAACGCAACCCGGACCGCTGACCTTTGAGCCTTGGAAGGGATGGAGAGCGAATCCATGATTTCACTTGGCAACGTACTGAAAGGACCTGAGTTGTCAGGTTCTCAAGTTGACCGTGCGAAAATGGCGGCAACCAAAGCGGCAGCAGAACTTCGGGGAGAATTCGAGTTTGGCAGCAGCCCAGCCGTGAATGTCGTATTTCATGTGCCGGGCAGTATGGGAAGCCCTGATTGGGATGGCTTGCGAGATGCCAAGTTTTCACGCCAACAGCAGCTTCTCATGGTTCAGGTTGCGGTCCCTGAAAGTGTCGTTGAATCTGCGAATCCCGAAGAATTCGTGATCGAGAGCCTTTACGGTGCCAATGCTGTTGCATTTGAGTTCTTCCGGCAGAAGAACATGGATTTCCCGCTGGCAGAAGCAGAAAAGTTGGTGGCGAGCATCGAGTCTCGTATGAAAAAGGCAGCGTGAGATTCACGCCCCCGGCAACGCTTTGAGCGTCTTCACCGGCGATACGGTCGGCTTGGGCTTTTCGCTCTTCGCCTTGGGCTGATCCAATGGGTTAACGTTGCTCATGCCGGGCTGTGCCAGCTTGTCATCGCCCAGCCATAAGCCTTCCTGTTGCTGCCGTTCTCTCAGCCATTCGTGAAACGTCTTCATGTAGGTATCTACGCCGCTCACTGACGGATTTCCCGTGCGTGCGTGAGCGATTCGCCTTGCGATAAAGAACAACACCGCACGGAGCCGGTGCAGCAGCGGCAGCGACCACCTTGGCTGTCAGGAAAACGGTTGGGTTCGGATTTTTGCAACCCAACCGATACGCCAGCGAACGCATCAACAAATCAGGCACGCAGCACCATCAACCCTGATGCCTTCCGCTTTGCTCTCGCCTTTGCTCCGCTGAGCAAACAAAGTCGTCGGCTTCGTTTCAGTGGCACGAGCTCTCTAACGTGTCGAACATGACTCGCATCTTGTCCACTTCGACCTCTCTGAGATGTCAATTTGCGAACTGTTCTTTCCTATTATTTTCGCCGTTTTGCCGCAATTCCTTCGTCGCTGCGAAGGCCTTGCGACATGTGGCAACATTTTTCTGAATTTTAATTTAAACGCCAATTGTCGAAGGTTGGGAAACGACTATCTTTGCTCCAGGTGGGCGTGTAATTCCTTCCCAATTACGTACGACCATCTATTCTCACTGCTCTTCTAATTCGCTTTTTCGCTTCGGAGTGTTTTATGAAAGCCCGACATGGCTTTACGTTGGTCGAACTACTTGTCGTCATCGCAATCATTGGTGTTCTCATCGCTTTGCTATTGCCGGCCGTGCAGCAGGCCCGCGAGGCGGCTCGACGGATGCAGTGCACCAACAACCTGAAGCAGGTTGGCTTGGGTGTTCACAACTATCACGATACTTTCGGCTCGTTTCCCTCGGCATACTTGGTGAATTCAGGCTGGGCTTGGGGGACGATGCTCCTGCCGTTCATTGAGGAAAATTCGCTCTACGATGCGATGCAGCCTTCGAAGTACTCGGTAAAGAATATCGGAGATACCGGGGCTCCAGACCTGTTGGCGCTGACTAGAACTGTCGTTGACACCTATCGTTGCCCGTCGGATACGGCGCCCGACGTGAACAGTCGTTTGACCAATCATAACGGTAGCCAGACGGTGGGAACGTCGAACTATCTTGCTGTATATGGAAATGGGAACCGAGACCATAAGAACACCGAGTTCACCGGAGTTATGGCCCAGAACTCGAAGATCGGGTTTCGTGATGTGACCGATGGAACAAGCAACACGTTCATGGTGGGCGAGCGAACATGGGAGTCTACGCCGAGTCCACCTAGCCCGCCTGAAGTTCAGACGCACAATGCCGCCGTGTGGGCCACCATTTGGCCGACCACCAACAACAATGGTGGCTATCGCCTGGACCGGCACCACGTCATGTTCTTTACCAGCACCAATGTCACACCCAACGGCTCCCTTCTTCTCAATGGGGGACACCCTGCATGCTTTTCCAGTCTTCACCCTGGCGGAGCTCAATTCGTGCAGTGCGACGGTTCGGTCCGCTTTATCAGCGAGAACATCGATGGCACGACGTGGACGAACCTCGGCGCTCGCAACGACGGCAACGTCTTGGGCGAATATTAAGCCTAAGTGTTGATGCCTGGCCGGAATGGAGAGAACCTCGATCGGCGCCGTCCGATCGAGGTTTGTTCATTCAGCTTCATACTATTTGAGCCAATTGCGCCCCGATATATCCTTTACTCCCCAATCCAAAATGAACCTAACTAAGAATCTTGTGTTGGTCAGTTTTTGCGGTTTCGCCCTCACTTTGAGTGGATGCTATTCTCGATCCGATCAGCCACCAATTGCTCCGGTGACTGGAAATGTGCGACTGGCCGGCCAGCCACTGGTAGGTGCCATGGTCCAGTTTCATCCAGCCCACGGGCGTCCTTCTGGTGCGATCACTGATGCCGAAGGATCTTACGATCTGACTTACAAACCCAAGGTCAAAGGCGCTGTCATTGGTAACGGAAAGATCGTGGTCAGTGTTGCCGGACCGGATGCTTTCACCTCGATTGAGAAGGATTCGCGAGAAGTCACCATATCAAGCGGTGGCCCCAATGTCTTTGACTTCGAGATCGACAAGTAATGATAGTTCAAGAGACGCCGTAGCCGTATGTGAGTGACTGTGCGGTACCGGCGTCGCACTCTTGGAATTGATCGATGTCCAGATGAATGTAATTCAGTTTGCCGAGCCGGAGGACGGAGTACGATCAAATAGCGTCCCATAACGTTGATAGTCGTTGTAGTCGACAGCCTCTCGCTTCCACTTCGCTAGTTCTTGATCGTACCGCTCTCGCATTTCTTCAAGTACTGATTGGTTCGTGGGCACATTTGCCAGGTTGGTAAGTTCCAGTGGATCGTTCTTCGTGTCGAATAGTTCTTCGACCGGCTGCATCTTGTCGTCGGTATACCACCAGTAAGTGTATTTGTATTGCGGCGTAAGGCAGCTCAGGCTATGTGTGGGTAGGGGCCCGAACACGTTGATGAAGGCCAGTTGATCATGTCCACCCGTTTTCGGGTCTTGGAGCAGCGGTAGAAGACTCCTTCCGTCCATATTGGCAGGAATCGGTAGACCAGCCAACGCGAGAATCGTTGGGGCAAAATCAATGTTGCCGGTAAGTCGGTCGCAACGCAATTGTTTGCCGCTAGCCTGGCTGCGTGGATCGTAAATCATCAGTGGAACACGCGAGGATTCTTCCATGGGCAGAACCTTCGAGCCGTACCCGTGCGAGCCACAAATGTAGCCGTTATCGCTGGTGTAGATGACAACCGTGTTGTCGGCAACACCCTGAGCTGTGAGTTCGTCGCGAATCATGCCCAGGGCAACGTCGATGCCGTAAACCTGTTGGTGGTACTTTGCCATTTCGCCATCGTAGTCGGTATCGTAATGCCACTCAGTAAATCGAGGGTATTGCCGCCCGGACTTACTCTGACGAGAAAGGTGCTTGCCAAATTCACGGCCAAAATTTCCGGGCTTGGTGAACGTCTTTCCTGCGTAGACGTCATCGAAACGTGGGTCGGGGGTCGCTGGTTTGTGAGGGGCTTTGAAGCTAATCGATAAACAGAATGGCTTCTTACGCTTAACCGATTCGCGAATCACATCCTGGGCGAACGCTCCATACGAGAGTGTCGAGTGGGGGTACTCGTCGGCGTATTTCTTCATCGACTTATTCTTGGCCGTCGCGTAATTGGTTTGGCCAGGGCCGCCGCCCCAAAAATCGAAGTCCTCTTCGCAAAGTCCTTTGCCTTTGACGACGATTCCAAACTTTCCGGCGAATGCCGTCAAATAGCCAGCCTCTCGCAGCAATACAGGATAAGACTTCGACCACACATCAGCGTGCATATCTCCATGGCCGAAATTGCACCCGGTTTTATATTCGTACATTCCGGTAAAAACATTACCGCGGCTGGCCATACAGATGGCGGTTGTGTTGTAGTGCTTGTCAAAGATTAGACCGTCACGACCTAATTGATCCATGTTGGGTGTTTTGACGTCGTCATTGCCGTAACAACCAACGGAGTAGGTTGATTGATCGTCCGCAAAGAGGAAGACAATATTGGGTTGAGACTTTAGGCCATCTTCAGCCGTGGCAAACGGAAGCAATGTTTGTTGAGCGATGAGTGATAAGGCGGCCAGTAGAATTGTTTTTAGGCTATTCATCGGGAGTGTGTTCTATCTTAAAGCTTTGTAATTGATCCGACTCTACGGTGGTGGATTGATTCTGCTTGTGCTCCTAGTA is a window of Bremerella sp. TYQ1 DNA encoding:
- a CDS encoding prenyltransferase/squalene oxidase repeat-containing protein, which gives rise to MTGDESTSPNNANDGDKPGEDKPSSPQGPKKAPISFGGQPSNSEAWNVVPTPSTSTDTPKAQPLKTPTSKASGKAPLSPLSPAPSDPKTSAPAPPSSSSEPKTREPVPSKPKAKPPVPPTAAKKKSTPKSEASDAPPKRKSPASAEAKPQESKAPSSAKKAKPKTASLEKKSEPSRAPDAVPPPVKKKTWHPEIPAIQKQTPAAPLVDAEPEAEKSIVEKARSFAFDETPAWAVSLVIHFAIVLLLALFTVATYQQETHTVEATYSEELGEQLEYEILVLDSQEFEVDANSGSLESLIETQEMPLPRSLMNVDLVGSEAARLADQESPGVDLKARGDGATRRAMLKAYGGNATTEQAVAAALEWLKRNQMQDGSWSLKGNYPDGSSIENKVSATAMALLAFQGAGHTDRAGTHAKTVAKGWRYLLRQLDADGSFLQGGAIPNQHRPYTQAQATIALCELYAMTGDAELRPKAQAAINYAVAWQAPEGGWRYTPGVESDLSVTGWFLMALQSARMGALDVPEESLANVDRFLETVASSPNEGQKYAPGSRYQYRDSRAERATPTMTAEGLLCRQYLGWNQDDPRLLEGMDYLLDNPIQWNEPNVYYWYYATQVAHHMEGDSWRNWNKEMRQIIPENQVQRGREKGSWDPARDENGVKAGRLFMTCLCTYMLEVYYRHLPIYSKHQLIGG
- a CDS encoding HINT domain-containing protein; amino-acid sequence: MEKQSGTVYELNFAAEDGTTESIRSTGSHRFYRESDQSWVSAGALVPGDQLQGTDGSLTLGGIAKVPGLHSVFNMTVEGEHVYRVSTFGMLVHNNCGDELVTQISGAKGTVYYNAPATSAASQINPRLTQRLEAFRAYKANGGTMDMARWVKHTKANPNWGDWSEQWLRQVDSLCGKRSRQLKTEFTDGLSVPA
- a CDS encoding DUF1559 domain-containing protein: MKARHGFTLVELLVVIAIIGVLIALLLPAVQQAREAARRMQCTNNLKQVGLGVHNYHDTFGSFPSAYLVNSGWAWGTMLLPFIEENSLYDAMQPSKYSVKNIGDTGAPDLLALTRTVVDTYRCPSDTAPDVNSRLTNHNGSQTVGTSNYLAVYGNGNRDHKNTEFTGVMAQNSKIGFRDVTDGTSNTFMVGERTWESTPSPPSPPEVQTHNAAVWATIWPTTNNNGGYRLDRHHVMFFTSTNVTPNGSLLLNGGHPACFSSLHPGGAQFVQCDGSVRFISENIDGTTWTNLGARNDGNVLGEY
- a CDS encoding sulfatase; the encoded protein is MNSLKTILLAALSLIAQQTLLPFATAEDGLKSQPNIVFLFADDQSTYSVGCYGNDDVKTPNMDQLGRDGLIFDKHYNTTAICMASRGNVFTGMYEYKTGCNFGHGDMHADVWSKSYPVLLREAGYLTAFAGKFGIVVKGKGLCEEDFDFWGGGPGQTNYATAKNKSMKKYADEYPHSTLSYGAFAQDVIRESVKRKKPFCLSISFKAPHKPATPDPRFDDVYAGKTFTKPGNFGREFGKHLSRQSKSGRQYPRFTEWHYDTDYDGEMAKYHQQVYGIDVALGMIRDELTAQGVADNTVVIYTSDNGYICGSHGYGSKVLPMEESSRVPLMIYDPRSQASGKQLRCDRLTGNIDFAPTILALAGLPIPANMDGRSLLPLLQDPKTGGHDQLAFINVFGPLPTHSLSCLTPQYKYTYWWYTDDKMQPVEELFDTKNDPLELTNLANVPTNQSVLEEMRERYDQELAKWKREAVDYNDYQRYGTLFDRTPSSGSAN